The genomic interval GATATTTTGGGTTCAGTTGGCAGGCAACGGGTGAAGCCTCCAGAGTGGTGAAGTACCGTTCAGGTACTGCTGCTCCTGAAGAAGTTTCCTGAATCTGGCTTTGGGGTGGGATGTAGCAATGCGTTTCCGGGTCATACGCCATCACTTCCCCGGTTTCAATCATATAAATCCAGGCGTAGATCCGGAGTTTTCCCTGGTATAAGCGGGAATGGATCACGGGGTAGGTTTGCAAGTTCTCAATCTGGGTTAGCACATTTTCGGCAATCATCACTTCCAGCAATTGTTCTTTGTCATAGCTGCCATAGCTTTCTTTAACCAATCGCCGGGTTGCTTCGGTATGCTTTAGCCAGTCGTAAACAAGCGGCATTTCTTCCTGGAGCTTGTTCAGTTGCAGTAACCCTTTCATCGCGCCACAGTGGGAATGTCCACAGACAATGATTTGTTCAATTCCCAGGGCATGGATCGCATACTCTACGGTTGCGCCCTCGCCTCCATTAGCGGCTCCATAGGGCGGAATAATATTTCCGGCATTGCGAATGACAAATAATTCTCCCAAATCCGCCTGGGTGATCAGACAGGGGTCAATGCGGGAGTCGGAGCACGTAATAAACAGAACCTTGGGCTTTTGACCATGAGATAGCTGCTCCAACAGTTCCCAGTGGGCAGAAACATAACTGGTCTGGAATTCTCGTAGCCCTTTAATGATGTCTTTCATGGAGTCAGGTTACTCACTGTTTGAAACCGTAGGTTTTGGACGATCGCCGTTCAAATCAAAGCATATAGTAATTCTTGGGGGAGTGAAAGAATGGCATTCAGGAGTCACGAGCCAGGAGCCAGGAGCCAGGAGAGTTTTCTGTCCGCTGCGTGTACCATTCATTACAAAATGTTTTCGGCTTGTGTTCCAGCGCACTTTACTATTTCTGGATAATTCTGGGAGTATTTCTATCATTTGTTTTAATTAAAACCCATGCCGAAAGCCAAAGCAGCCGCTCCAGAAACCGATTTGAGCCACCCCCAGTATTATTTCAACCGGGAGTTGAGCTGGCTTGAGTTCAATCGGCGGGTATTGCATGAGGCGCTCGATCCGCGCACACCCCTGCTGGAACGGGTGAAATTTGTAGCAATCTTTGCTTCTAATCTGGATGAGTTTTTCATGGTGCGGGTTGCGGTGTTAAAGCAGCAGGTAGAAACTCAGGTGAGCGAACTGACCCCAGATGGTAGAACGCCACAACAACAGTTAGATGAGATTGGCAAGCACCTTCATCCCATGCTAACTCAGTTGCACCAGTGTTTTCAGGAAGAATTAATTCCCCAATTGGCGGCAGAGGGGGTTTATCTGCTGAGCTATGCGGAGCTGGATCAGGCGCAACGGCTTTATTTGCATCGCTATTTTGAGGAGCAGATTTTCCCCGTCCTGACCCCGCTGGGGGTTGACCCTGCCCATCCCTTTCCAGTGATGTCAAATCTGAGTTTGAATCTGGCAGTTGTCATCGAAGATCCGGAGACGGGCGATCGCCACTTTGCCAGGGTGAAAGTTCCCACCGGATTGCTCCCCCGATTTGTGGAATTCCCGCAGGAGCTAAAACCGCATCAGGGGCAGCCCTGCGTCTGGGCGGGCGTTTTTCTAGAAGATGTGGTTGCCCACAATCTGGAAGCACTGTTTCCGGGAATGAACATCCAGGAACACCATATTTTCCGCATTACACGGGACGCTGACCTGCCTGTGCGGGAGGATGAAGCTGATGATCTGCTGTTAGCGATCCAACAGGAACTCCGCAAACGTCGGTTTGGTGGGTCTGTGGTTCGGCTGCAAATTCTCACCTCGATGTCGGATTTTGTCCGTCAAGCCCTGATTCGGGGGATGGAGTTGGAAGAGAAAGATGTCTTTGAGATGCCAGGCGCAATGGGTTTAAAGGATTTGATGTCGTTTATGGCATTACCGTTGCCGCACCTGAAGGAACAACCCTGGACTGCGGTTGTTCCCAAACGACTGCAAGTAATTGATGCATTTGCCGAAGAAGATTCAGGTTTGAAGGGGGAAGAAGTCAAGGATATTTTTTCCGTCATTCGGCAGCAAGATTTGCTGGTGCATCACCCCTATGAATCTTTTACCGGATCGGTGGAGCATTTTATTACCTACGCTGCGCACGATCCAGCAGTGTTGGCAATTAAGATGACTTTATATCGCACTTCGGGCGATTCTCCGATCGTCAAAGGGTTGATTGCTGCTGCTGAAAACGGCAAACAGGTGGTTGCCCTGGTGGAACTGAAAGCCCGCTTTGATGAGGAAAGCAATATCAACTGGGCGCGGGCACTAGAAGATGCAGGGGTGCATGTGGTGTACGGTGTCCTGGGGCTAAAAACCCACACCAAGGTGGTGCTGGTGGTGCGTCGGGAAGAAGGGCATATCCGGCGCTATGTTCATATCGGGACGGGCAATTACAATTCCAAAACTGCCAGGCTTTACACCGATTTGGGGCTGCTGAGTTGCCAGGATCAACTGGGCGCAGACCTGACGGATCTGTTTAATTACCTGACCGGATTCTCTAAACAAAAATCCTACCGTAAATTGTTGGTCGCTCCCGTAACCCTCCGCGATCGCATGCTTGCCCTGATCCAACGCGAAATTAACCATGCCAGGGATGGTAAACCCGCCTGCATCATCGCTAAAATGAACTCCCTGGTTGATGCCTCCAATTATTCGGAAGCTCTATGAAGCATCCCA from Kovacikia minuta CCNUW1 carries:
- a CDS encoding carbonic anhydrase, coding for MKDIIKGLREFQTSYVSAHWELLEQLSHGQKPKVLFITCSDSRIDPCLITQADLGELFVIRNAGNIIPPYGAANGGEGATVEYAIHALGIEQIIVCGHSHCGAMKGLLQLNKLQEEMPLVYDWLKHTEATRRLVKESYGSYDKEQLLEVMIAENVLTQIENLQTYPVIHSRLYQGKLRIYAWIYMIETGEVMAYDPETHCYIPPQSQIQETSSGAAVPERYFTTLEASPVACQLNPKYPQPAALSPTPTHTTSSNGDRPAAENRPAASQEATSSMPWLSPEQAERIYRGTARRR
- the ppk1 gene encoding polyphosphate kinase 1 — protein: MPKAKAAAPETDLSHPQYYFNRELSWLEFNRRVLHEALDPRTPLLERVKFVAIFASNLDEFFMVRVAVLKQQVETQVSELTPDGRTPQQQLDEIGKHLHPMLTQLHQCFQEELIPQLAAEGVYLLSYAELDQAQRLYLHRYFEEQIFPVLTPLGVDPAHPFPVMSNLSLNLAVVIEDPETGDRHFARVKVPTGLLPRFVEFPQELKPHQGQPCVWAGVFLEDVVAHNLEALFPGMNIQEHHIFRITRDADLPVREDEADDLLLAIQQELRKRRFGGSVVRLQILTSMSDFVRQALIRGMELEEKDVFEMPGAMGLKDLMSFMALPLPHLKEQPWTAVVPKRLQVIDAFAEEDSGLKGEEVKDIFSVIRQQDLLVHHPYESFTGSVEHFITYAAHDPAVLAIKMTLYRTSGDSPIVKGLIAAAENGKQVVALVELKARFDEESNINWARALEDAGVHVVYGVLGLKTHTKVVLVVRREEGHIRRYVHIGTGNYNSKTARLYTDLGLLSCQDQLGADLTDLFNYLTGFSKQKSYRKLLVAPVTLRDRMLALIQREINHARDGKPACIIAKMNSLVDASNYSEAL